Proteins found in one Arcobacter sp. F2176 genomic segment:
- a CDS encoding universal stress protein: protein MFKNILVPIHIAYSKNHEKLFKGALEVLDDDGKMTLLFTNQNRIHGSVVLDDDNQTNYDHEALDKLKEIANKHSLPLDKVSFLVKDGIVHDEILDEAKRRKADAIVMMATRPGLSSYFISSTAERVIRHAHCSVFVIRLENR, encoded by the coding sequence ATGTTTAAAAATATTTTAGTACCGATTCATATTGCATATTCAAAGAATCACGAAAAGTTATTTAAAGGTGCCTTGGAAGTTTTAGATGATGATGGAAAAATGACTTTGTTATTTACAAATCAAAATCGTATACATGGTTCTGTGGTTTTAGATGATGACAATCAAACAAATTACGATCATGAGGCATTGGATAAATTAAAAGAGATTGCTAATAAACATTCATTACCATTGGATAAAGTATCTTTTTTAGTAAAAGATGGGATTGTTCATGATGAGATTCTTGATGAAGCAAAAAGAAGAAAGGCTGATGCAATTGTAATGATGGCAACAAGACCTGGACTGAGTAGTTATTTTATTAGTAGCACAGCTGAACGTGTAATTAGACATGCTCACTGTTCTGTATTTGTAATACGATTAGAAAATCGTTAG
- the gabT gene encoding 4-aminobutyrate--2-oxoglutarate transaminase — protein MTNQKLQERKNKVFARGQGNTYPVFVKEAKNAEVWDVEGNRFIDFGTGIAVCNTGHSHPKIVEAVKTQIENFSHTCVMVNPYEVAVELAEKLTALAPGDTPKKAIFVTTGAEAVENCVKIARAHTKRRAVIAFNGAFHGRTSLTMALTGKTAPYKIGFGPFPGEIYHVPFPADAYGATVEDSLRAIKNVFKSDVVAEDVAAIIVEPVQGEGGFYQTPVELLQALRKICDENGIVLIFDEIQSGFGRTGKMFNSEYSGVEPDLMTMAKGIAGGYPLSAVVGKSEIMDAPVPGGLGGTYGGSPVGCAAGLAVLKVMEEEDLLNRSVIIGDLFNKRLTELQNEFPTLISHVRNKGSMIAMELMVDGDANVPNTDLTKAIISKAVEYGLILLSCGYNGNVIRFLPPLTISDETANEGLDKFSELFRSLIK, from the coding sequence ATGACAAATCAAAAATTACAAGAACGAAAAAACAAAGTATTTGCTAGAGGACAAGGAAATACTTATCCTGTATTTGTTAAAGAAGCAAAAAATGCAGAAGTTTGGGATGTTGAAGGTAATAGATTTATTGATTTTGGAACAGGGATAGCTGTATGTAATACAGGGCATAGTCATCCAAAAATTGTTGAAGCTGTAAAAACACAAATAGAAAATTTTAGTCATACTTGTGTAATGGTAAATCCTTATGAAGTAGCAGTTGAATTAGCAGAAAAATTAACTGCATTAGCTCCTGGTGATACTCCAAAAAAAGCAATTTTTGTAACAACTGGTGCAGAAGCAGTTGAAAACTGTGTAAAAATTGCAAGAGCACATACAAAAAGAAGAGCTGTAATCGCATTTAATGGAGCTTTTCATGGAAGAACTAGTTTAACAATGGCATTAACAGGTAAAACAGCCCCTTACAAAATTGGATTTGGACCATTTCCTGGTGAAATTTATCATGTTCCTTTTCCAGCTGATGCTTATGGTGCTACTGTTGAAGATTCTTTAAGAGCTATTAAAAATGTATTTAAATCAGATGTAGTAGCAGAAGATGTAGCAGCAATTATTGTAGAACCAGTTCAAGGTGAGGGTGGATTTTACCAAACACCAGTTGAACTATTACAAGCTTTAAGAAAAATATGTGATGAAAATGGAATTGTATTAATTTTTGATGAGATTCAATCAGGATTTGGTAGAACTGGAAAAATGTTTAATAGTGAATATTCAGGTGTTGAACCAGATTTAATGACTATGGCAAAAGGTATTGCTGGTGGTTATCCATTATCAGCAGTTGTTGGAAAATCAGAAATTATGGATGCTCCTGTTCCTGGTGGATTAGGGGGAACTTATGGTGGTTCACCAGTAGGTTGTGCAGCAGGTTTAGCAGTACTTAAAGTTATGGAAGAAGAAGATTTATTAAATAGATCAGTAATTATTGGAGATTTATTCAATAAAAGATTAACTGAATTACAAAATGAATTCCCAACATTAATATCTCATGTACGAAATAAAGGTTCTATGATTGCAATGGAATTAATGGTTGATGGTGATGCGAATGTTCCAAATACAGACTTAACTAAAGCAATTATTTCAAAAGCAGTAGAGTATGGATTGATTTTATTATCTTGTGGATATAACGGAAATGTAATTAGATTTTTACCTCCATTAACAATAAGTGATGAAACTGCAAATGAAGGTTTAGATAAATTCTCAGAGTTATTTAGAAGTTTAATAAAATAG
- a CDS encoding TRAP transporter substrate-binding protein, with amino-acid sequence MFSKLKKNIMATSIIALLGVMAMVDTASAAEFNWRFGNLYGRGTAFGKIYEDLAKGIETKTNGEIKVQVLFSGEGVGSSGLLGAAKSGLVQMIAPFQALNAGELPAGIVELGLPGGTADTDKLYKLFHEQGFGDILKKAYAAQGLVWLEPYIQPPVYIITKKPINSIADFQGLKIRAPGAYGKFLRNLGASPVSLAWSEIYTSLATGVIDGSIGSNMIDHRDGNHVEVAKYMYKLPLAGAQVLPILVNKSAWDKLSDKLKKEVYEATVDHAKEQLTKSRQWEKEAVDEMVKKGLKWSPEPSEADKAAWKKAGAGLWDEYSKKGPYSKQLIDVLRKTQN; translated from the coding sequence ATGTTTAGTAAGTTAAAAAAGAACATAATGGCGACATCTATAATTGCATTATTAGGTGTTATGGCTATGGTTGATACTGCTTCTGCAGCAGAGTTTAATTGGAGGTTCGGTAATTTATACGGACGAGGAACAGCATTTGGTAAAATCTATGAAGATCTTGCTAAAGGAATAGAAACAAAAACTAATGGAGAGATTAAAGTTCAAGTACTTTTCTCAGGAGAAGGTGTTGGTAGTTCTGGATTATTAGGAGCTGCAAAATCAGGTTTAGTACAAATGATTGCACCTTTCCAAGCACTTAATGCAGGAGAATTACCAGCAGGTATAGTTGAACTTGGTTTACCAGGTGGTACAGCAGATACTGATAAATTATATAAACTTTTCCATGAACAAGGTTTTGGAGATATCCTTAAAAAAGCTTACGCTGCTCAAGGACTTGTATGGTTAGAGCCTTATATTCAACCACCAGTTTATATTATTACTAAAAAACCAATTAATTCAATTGCAGATTTCCAAGGGCTTAAAATTAGAGCACCAGGTGCATATGGTAAATTCTTAAGAAACTTAGGAGCATCTCCTGTATCTTTAGCTTGGAGTGAAATTTATACAAGTTTAGCAACAGGTGTTATTGATGGTTCTATTGGTTCAAATATGATTGACCACAGAGATGGAAATCACGTAGAAGTTGCGAAATATATGTATAAATTACCATTAGCTGGTGCACAAGTATTACCTATTCTTGTTAATAAATCAGCTTGGGATAAATTATCTGATAAATTAAAAAAAGAAGTGTATGAAGCAACTGTAGATCATGCAAAAGAACAATTAACTAAATCAAGACAATGGGAAAAAGAAGCTGTTGATGAAATGGTTAAAAAAGGTCTAAAATGGAGTCCAGAACCTTCAGAAGCTGATAAAGCAGCTTGGAAAAAAGCAGGTGCTGGTTTATGGGATGAATATTCTAAAAAAGGTCCATATAGTAAACAATTAATTGATGTTCTTAGAAAAACACAAAACTAG
- a CDS encoding YchJ family protein: protein MAYNEHAACPCGSKKSYKNCCKIFHEGEYPQTAVELMKSRFSAFVVGNIDYIISTTHEDNIEYSKNKSKWREDLQDVINSNDFYSLEILDFIDGDEESYVTFKVGIKQRGLDVSFTEKSKFLKIDGKWLYRSGEFLDD from the coding sequence GTGGCTTATAATGAACATGCTGCTTGCCCATGTGGTAGTAAAAAAAGTTATAAAAATTGTTGTAAAATCTTTCATGAAGGTGAATATCCACAAACTGCTGTAGAACTTATGAAATCTAGATTTTCAGCTTTTGTAGTAGGAAATATAGATTATATAATTAGTACAACTCATGAAGATAATATTGAGTACTCGAAAAATAAAAGTAAATGGAGAGAAGATCTCCAAGATGTTATAAATTCAAATGATTTTTATAGTCTTGAAATACTTGATTTCATAGATGGAGATGAAGAGTCTTATGTGACATTTAAAGTAGGAATTAAACAAAGAGGATTGGATGTTTCATTTACTGAGAAAAGTAAATTTTTAAAAATAGATGGGAAATGGCTATATAGAAGTGGCGAATTCTTAGATGATTAG
- a CDS encoding aldehyde dehydrogenase family protein yields the protein MSKTIEVTSPYDGKVVGNVPFNSEEEVQAAIDLASDTFLDHKNALPKYKRIEILEKVAEIMSSQIEELTILCASEGGKPYVDSKVEINRAINGIKLSIEALGALEGKEVAMGHTASSANRMAYTFREPIGVVAAISAFNHPFNLAVHQVIPAIAVGCPVVIKPATQTPMSAIRLVEILEEAGLPKGWAQAVVCDRHGGELLATSPKVDFLTFIGSGAVGWYLKSKVANGTRVALEHGGVAPVIVEPDADIDAMIPDLGKGGFYHAGQVCVSVQRVYVHESICDEVSSKLSDYASKLVVGDQLDPKTEVGPLINHNEVNRVEEWVNDAVAKGGKILTGGKRISDSCFEPTVILNPSDDAIISQKEIFGPVVVIYSYSDIEEAFDRANSLDVSFQAAVFTKNIDTALKAVKRINGTAIMVNDHTAFRVDWMPFGGAKASGLGLGGIHYSMEEMTNQKMMVIKSPVL from the coding sequence ATGAGTAAAACAATAGAAGTAACATCGCCGTATGATGGGAAAGTAGTAGGGAATGTTCCGTTTAATAGTGAAGAAGAAGTACAAGCAGCGATAGATTTAGCAAGTGATACTTTTTTAGATCATAAGAATGCCTTACCAAAATATAAAAGAATAGAGATTTTAGAGAAAGTAGCAGAAATAATGTCTTCTCAAATAGAAGAATTAACAATACTTTGTGCAAGTGAAGGTGGGAAGCCTTATGTAGATTCTAAAGTTGAAATAAATAGAGCAATCAACGGTATAAAACTATCTATTGAAGCCCTAGGAGCACTAGAAGGAAAAGAAGTGGCAATGGGTCATACAGCTTCAAGTGCAAATAGAATGGCTTACACATTTAGAGAACCAATAGGAGTGGTAGCAGCAATATCAGCATTTAATCACCCATTTAACCTAGCAGTTCACCAAGTAATTCCAGCAATCGCAGTAGGATGCCCAGTAGTAATCAAACCAGCAACTCAAACTCCAATGAGTGCAATAAGATTAGTAGAAATTCTAGAAGAAGCAGGACTTCCAAAAGGATGGGCACAAGCAGTAGTTTGTGATAGACATGGAGGAGAACTGCTTGCAACTTCTCCTAAAGTAGATTTCCTAACATTTATAGGTTCTGGTGCAGTTGGTTGGTACTTAAAATCTAAAGTGGCAAATGGAACAAGAGTAGCACTAGAACATGGTGGTGTTGCACCTGTAATAGTAGAACCAGATGCAGATATCGATGCAATGATTCCAGACTTAGGTAAAGGTGGATTCTACCACGCAGGTCAAGTTTGTGTTTCTGTGCAAAGAGTATATGTACATGAATCAATTTGTGATGAAGTGTCTTCTAAACTTTCTGATTATGCATCTAAATTAGTAGTAGGTGACCAATTAGACCCTAAAACAGAAGTAGGACCACTAATTAACCATAATGAAGTAAATAGAGTAGAAGAATGGGTAAATGATGCAGTAGCAAAAGGTGGGAAAATATTAACTGGTGGTAAAAGAATTTCAGATTCTTGCTTTGAACCAACAGTAATATTAAACCCAAGTGATGATGCAATTATTTCTCAAAAAGAGATATTCGGACCAGTAGTAGTAATTTATTCTTACTCAGATATAGAAGAAGCATTCGATAGAGCGAACTCTTTAGATGTGTCTTTCCAAGCAGCAGTGTTTACAAAAAATATAGATACAGCATTAAAAGCAGTGAAAAGAATAAATGGAACAGCAATAATGGTAAATGACCATACAGCATTTAGAGTAGATTGGATGCCGTTTGGAGGAGCGAAAGCTTCAGGATTAGGATTAGGTGGAATACACTATAGTATGGAAGAGATGACAAACCAAAAAATGATGGTAATCAAATCACCAGTATTATAA
- a CDS encoding TRAP transporter small permease subunit, whose product MFKRILQLFCVSIDTSVMWLGKGVSVMVPMLAFVVFYGTIARYMFDSPPIWTFDMALFLFGYVAAIGGAYAQQKRSHINVDIFYIKVSPRVKAIFNLITYSLGIFFLIIVCYLCLTKFNEAMALNYRRQTEWAPPMWHFWLMFCIASGFFIVQLFRDLITELYFLFTGTPLLEKEHKNGN is encoded by the coding sequence ATGTTTAAAAGGATTTTACAACTATTTTGTGTATCAATTGATACATCGGTTATGTGGTTAGGCAAGGGGGTATCAGTAATGGTACCCATGCTTGCTTTTGTTGTTTTTTATGGAACAATAGCTCGATATATGTTTGATTCCCCTCCTATTTGGACATTTGATATGGCATTATTCCTATTTGGTTATGTTGCTGCGATAGGTGGAGCTTATGCCCAACAAAAAAGATCTCATATTAATGTAGATATATTCTATATAAAAGTTTCTCCTCGAGTTAAGGCTATTTTTAATCTTATTACTTATTCTTTAGGTATCTTTTTTCTTATTATTGTTTGTTATCTTTGTCTTACTAAGTTTAATGAAGCTATGGCTTTAAATTATCGTCGTCAAACGGAATGGGCTCCTCCAATGTGGCATTTCTGGCTTATGTTTTGTATTGCAAGTGGATTCTTTATAGTTCAATTATTTAGAGATTTGATTACAGAACTTTATTTCCTTTTTACAGGAACACCACTTTTAGAAAAGGAGCATAAAAATGGGAATTGA
- a CDS encoding TRAP transporter large permease subunit, whose product MGIETLSIVLLLCLLFFFIIGSPVGLALGGIAMLIGYFSWGTGIFNVIPTTIESTYFSYILLAIPLYIYMGQLLTHTGIGDAMFKASQLMIGKVRGSLAISVVFICSMIGAMVGIIGAGIMSSGSIALKPMLDAGYDRKLALGTIMAGGALGILIPPSIPMVMFAASTHNSVGRMFIGAIMPALLTITLIIIYIVISTKLNPKRAPLLSETIGLPVLKAKDKFKIAVDGFFSIGLIFVVLGSIILGIATPTESGALGVAGAVVLAMFFKRFKFEIFKKAGLQAASLISVAMWIILGASLFSNFQLLMGIQSMIANFAQGLDLPPIVIIMMFQVIMILLGFILDDYVIVLMCAPLFTPIAVSLGYDPIWFGVLMIINILIAVQTPPYGFALFYLKGITPPDVGMGEIYKSVTPFILINLVVLIICMIFPDIVVWLPDLIMG is encoded by the coding sequence ATGGGAATTGAGACACTTTCTATTGTTTTATTACTTTGTCTTTTATTTTTCTTCATAATTGGATCTCCTGTAGGTCTAGCACTAGGTGGAATTGCCATGTTAATTGGTTATTTTTCTTGGGGAACAGGAATCTTTAATGTAATACCAACAACAATAGAATCGACATATTTTAGTTATATTTTACTGGCTATTCCTCTTTATATTTATATGGGACAGCTGTTAACACATACGGGAATTGGCGATGCTATGTTTAAAGCAAGTCAATTAATGATTGGTAAAGTTCGTGGTTCACTAGCGATTAGTGTTGTTTTTATCTGTTCTATGATTGGAGCTATGGTTGGAATAATTGGTGCTGGGATTATGAGTTCTGGAAGTATTGCTTTAAAACCAATGCTAGATGCAGGATATGATCGTAAGTTAGCGCTTGGAACAATTATGGCAGGTGGTGCTTTAGGAATATTAATTCCTCCAAGTATTCCAATGGTTATGTTTGCAGCTTCAACACACAATTCAGTTGGACGAATGTTTATAGGTGCAATTATGCCAGCTTTATTGACGATTACACTTATAATAATTTATATCGTAATTAGTACAAAACTAAATCCAAAGCGTGCTCCTTTGCTTAGTGAAACAATAGGTTTACCTGTTTTAAAAGCAAAAGATAAATTTAAAATAGCTGTAGATGGATTTTTCTCTATAGGTTTGATTTTTGTTGTTTTAGGAAGTATTATTTTAGGTATAGCTACACCAACTGAATCAGGTGCCCTAGGAGTAGCAGGAGCAGTTGTTCTTGCAATGTTTTTTAAACGATTTAAATTTGAAATATTCAAAAAAGCAGGTTTACAAGCAGCTTCATTGATTAGTGTTGCTATGTGGATTATTTTAGGTGCTTCATTATTTAGTAATTTCCAGTTACTTATGGGAATTCAAAGTATGATTGCTAATTTTGCACAAGGTTTAGATTTACCTCCAATTGTTATTATTATGATGTTCCAAGTTATAATGATATTATTGGGATTTATACTTGATGATTATGTTATTGTATTAATGTGTGCACCGTTATTTACGCCTATTGCAGTTTCATTGGGTTATGACCCAATTTGGTTTGGTGTACTGATGATTATTAATATTTTAATTGCAGTTCAAACACCACCTTATGGATTTGCGCTGTTTTATCTTAAAGGGATTACTCCTCCTGATGTAGGGATGGGTGAAATTTATAAATCAGTAACTCCTTTTATACTTATTAATTTAGTTGTATTAATTATTTGTATGATTTTTCCAGACATTGTTGTTTGGCTACCCGATTTGATTATGGGATAA
- a CDS encoding YaaA family protein, translated as MKVLLAPAETKNSGGEETFFSKENFFLEKNFSLRQEAFEVYEKHVQSLSLQELSSWFGIKKLDDVKKYQESLRNKPSMKAIQRYNGVAFDALAYNSLTKEEQNYIDENVILFSNLFGPIKASDKIPDYKFKQGAKLANMNIEKFYKDNFSKDLDEYIGDEIIDLRAGFYEKFYTPKSATVITMKFLKDGKVVSHWAKYYRGMVLNTLAKKNVQSIAEFMNTQIPGLELVEIQEKKNIKLLIMNIK; from the coding sequence ATGAAGGTATTACTAGCTCCAGCTGAGACAAAAAATAGTGGAGGAGAAGAGACTTTCTTTTCAAAAGAGAATTTCTTTTTAGAAAAAAATTTTTCTTTGAGACAAGAGGCTTTTGAAGTTTATGAAAAGCATGTACAAAGTTTAAGTTTACAAGAGCTATCTTCTTGGTTTGGAATAAAAAAACTAGATGATGTAAAGAAGTATCAAGAGAGCTTGAGAAACAAACCTTCTATGAAAGCAATACAAAGATATAACGGTGTAGCTTTTGATGCTTTAGCGTACAATAGCTTGACAAAGGAAGAACAAAATTATATTGATGAGAATGTAATTTTATTTTCTAATTTATTTGGACCTATAAAAGCTAGTGATAAAATACCTGATTATAAATTTAAACAAGGTGCTAAGCTGGCAAATATGAATATTGAAAAGTTTTATAAAGATAATTTCTCAAAAGATTTAGATGAATACATTGGCGATGAAATTATTGATTTAAGAGCCGGTTTTTATGAAAAGTTTTATACTCCCAAAAGTGCAACTGTTATTACTATGAAGTTTTTAAAAGATGGTAAAGTTGTATCTCATTGGGCAAAGTATTATAGAGGTATGGTTTTAAATACTCTTGCTAAAAAAAATGTCCAATCAATAGCTGAATTTATGAATACTCAAATTCCAGGATTAGAACTAGTGGAGATACAAGAAAAAAAGAATATAAAATTACTAATTATGAATATAAAATAA
- a CDS encoding YbfB/YjiJ family MFS transporter — MIKSFSKLFLASFLIILSCMGLARFAFGMVLPNMQSDLHISTTVAGLIGSANFAGYFVGIIFASKIYSHFRTTPLISICLFLQGLTMILMALADNYFIICILYFLTGFLAAILNIAIIVYLSHAIPNKIRGKALGIAVSGNGVGIIFSGLLVPYLEQFYQTNSWRVSWIVFSLIIIVISFSIKYLLTYDVDHSVKSDVKFYSYIKNKNFWKIGSLYFFFGISYVVYVTFFVSAAIDKWNLSSQISGMFWSTFGFICIFGGFLFGIIADKYGTFKTLILVFGFQAFSIFILIFNTPSFALFVSVFFFAISVWSVPTMITILCTEFFGLKKTAQVFSLVTLLFAIGQIIGPLAAGYIHDTFKSYDYVFFMTFVLSFFGFISSIIFSYKKITI; from the coding sequence TTGATAAAATCTTTTTCAAAACTTTTTTTAGCTTCATTTTTAATTATCTTATCATGTATGGGTTTAGCTAGATTTGCATTTGGTATGGTTTTACCAAATATGCAAAGTGACTTACATATTTCAACGACAGTTGCAGGATTAATTGGAAGTGCAAACTTTGCTGGATACTTTGTAGGTATAATCTTTGCAAGTAAAATATATTCACACTTTAGAACTACACCTTTAATTTCAATATGTCTTTTTCTTCAAGGTCTTACTATGATATTAATGGCCTTAGCTGATAATTATTTTATTATATGTATTTTATATTTTTTAACTGGTTTTTTAGCTGCCATTTTAAATATTGCCATCATTGTTTATTTATCACATGCAATACCTAATAAGATACGAGGGAAAGCACTTGGAATAGCAGTAAGTGGGAATGGTGTTGGTATTATATTTTCAGGTCTTCTAGTCCCTTATTTAGAACAATTTTATCAAACAAATTCATGGAGAGTATCTTGGATTGTCTTTTCTTTAATTATTATTGTTATTTCCTTTTCAATAAAGTATTTACTAACTTATGATGTGGATCACAGTGTAAAATCAGATGTAAAATTTTATTCTTATATAAAAAATAAAAACTTTTGGAAGATAGGCTCACTTTACTTCTTTTTTGGCATCTCTTATGTCGTGTATGTAACTTTTTTTGTAAGTGCTGCTATTGATAAATGGAATTTGAGTTCACAAATATCTGGTATGTTTTGGTCAACTTTTGGATTTATTTGTATATTTGGAGGATTTTTATTTGGAATAATTGCAGATAAATATGGAACTTTTAAAACACTAATTTTAGTTTTTGGATTTCAAGCGTTCTCTATTTTTATACTTATTTTTAATACACCAAGCTTCGCACTATTTGTTTCTGTATTCTTTTTCGCAATATCAGTGTGGAGTGTACCCACAATGATTACCATACTTTGTACTGAATTCTTTGGGCTTAAAAAAACGGCACAAGTATTTTCTTTGGTAACTCTTCTTTTTGCTATAGGACAAATTATAGGACCTTTAGCAGCTGGATATATCCATGATACTTTTAAATCTTATGATTATGTATTTTTCATGACTTTTGTATTAAGTTTTTTTGGATTTATTTCTTCTATTATTTTTTCATATAAAAAAATCACTATTTAA